One genomic window of Geodermatophilus sp. DSM 44513 includes the following:
- a CDS encoding ATP-binding cassette domain-containing protein, whose amino-acid sequence MGDAVVVEGLVKRFGATTALDGVDLTVPEGSVLGLLGPNGAGKTTVVRILTTLLRADAGRAEVAGLDVVADADAVRAAIGLTGQYAAVDEYLTGSENLEMVGRLYRLGRREARTRAGELLERFDLTGAADRPARTYSGGMRRRLDIAASLIARPRILFLDEPTTGLDPRSRLGMWEFIADLTDGGTTILLTTQYLEEADRLADRMVVIDRGRVIARGTADELKDQVGGQRLELTVRDAADLAEAARRLRPLGVDEPRWDGSTRRLSLPVSGGTDALAEALRELAAAGVEVLDVGLRRPDLDDVFLTLTGHAAEDDDGTAAGASTETVPAGGAR is encoded by the coding sequence ATGGGAGACGCGGTGGTCGTCGAGGGCCTGGTGAAGCGCTTCGGCGCGACCACGGCCCTGGACGGGGTGGACCTGACCGTGCCGGAGGGCTCCGTCCTCGGGCTGCTCGGTCCCAACGGTGCCGGCAAGACGACGGTGGTGCGCATCCTCACCACCCTGCTGCGGGCCGACGCGGGACGGGCGGAGGTCGCCGGCCTCGACGTGGTGGCCGACGCCGACGCGGTGCGCGCCGCCATCGGGCTGACCGGCCAGTACGCCGCGGTCGACGAGTACCTCACCGGGTCCGAGAACCTGGAGATGGTGGGCCGGCTCTACCGGCTGGGCCGGCGCGAGGCGCGGACGCGGGCCGGCGAGCTCCTGGAGCGCTTCGACCTCACCGGGGCGGCCGACCGGCCGGCCAGGACCTACTCCGGGGGCATGCGCCGGCGACTGGACATCGCCGCCTCACTCATCGCCCGGCCCCGGATCCTCTTCCTCGACGAGCCGACCACCGGCCTGGACCCGCGCAGCCGGCTGGGCATGTGGGAGTTCATCGCCGACCTCACCGACGGCGGGACGACGATCCTGCTCACCACCCAGTACCTGGAGGAGGCCGACCGGCTGGCCGACCGGATGGTCGTGATCGACCGGGGCCGGGTGATCGCCCGCGGCACCGCCGACGAGCTCAAGGACCAGGTGGGCGGCCAACGGCTGGAGCTCACCGTGCGCGACGCCGCCGACCTGGCCGAGGCCGCGCGCCGGCTGCGCCCGCTCGGGGTCGACGAGCCGCGCTGGGACGGGTCGACGCGGCGGCTGTCCCTGCCGGTCAGCGGCGGCACCGACGCCCTCGCCGAGGCCCTCCGGGAGCTGGCCGCGGCCGGCGTCGAGGTGCTCGACGTCGGGTTGCGCCGCCCCGACCTGGACGACGTGTTCCTCACCCTCACCGGCCACGCCGCCGAGGACGACGACGGGACGGCCGCCGGCGCGTCCACCGAGACGGTCCCCGCGGGAGGTGCCCGGTGA
- a CDS encoding ABC transporter permease has protein sequence MSSLAATLADSAVITKRNLIKVRRVPDLIVFATLSPIMFVLLFRYVFGGAIGGLPPGVSYAEFLLPGIFAQTVVFGSTTTGASIAEDLQKGLVDRFRSLPMARSAVLVGRTVADLGLNAISIAVMALTGLVVGWRINSSFGEAVGGFLVLLVFAYAVSWLMAVVGLLVRTPEVVNNASFIVIFPLTFVANTFVPLETFPSVLRTFAEWNPVSAVTLASRELFGNVPPGYPVPDVWALQNPVLYTLLWTALILAVFVPLSVRLYQRTTTR, from the coding sequence GTGAGCTCGCTGGCGGCGACGCTGGCCGACAGCGCGGTCATCACCAAGCGCAACCTGATCAAGGTGCGGCGGGTGCCCGACCTGATCGTCTTCGCGACGCTGTCGCCGATCATGTTCGTGCTGCTGTTCCGCTACGTGTTCGGCGGCGCCATCGGCGGCCTGCCGCCCGGCGTCTCCTACGCGGAGTTCCTGCTCCCGGGCATCTTCGCCCAGACGGTCGTCTTCGGGTCGACCACGACCGGCGCGAGCATCGCGGAGGACCTGCAGAAGGGGCTCGTCGACCGGTTCCGGTCCCTGCCGATGGCCCGCTCGGCGGTCCTGGTGGGGCGCACGGTCGCCGACCTGGGGCTCAACGCCATCTCCATCGCGGTCATGGCGCTGACCGGCCTGGTGGTCGGGTGGCGGATCAACTCGTCGTTCGGCGAGGCCGTCGGCGGCTTCCTGGTGCTGCTGGTGTTCGCCTACGCCGTCTCGTGGCTGATGGCGGTGGTCGGGCTGCTCGTCCGGACGCCGGAGGTGGTCAACAACGCCAGCTTCATCGTGATCTTCCCGCTGACCTTCGTGGCCAACACCTTCGTGCCACTGGAGACCTTCCCGTCGGTGCTGCGCACGTTCGCCGAGTGGAACCCGGTGTCCGCGGTGACGCTGGCCTCGCGGGAGCTGTTCGGCAACGTGCCGCCCGGCTACCCGGTGCCCGACGTGTGGGCGCTGCAGAACCCGGTCCTCTACACGCTGCTGTGGACCGCGCTCATCCTCGCCGTCTTCGTGCCGCTGTCGGTGCGCCTCTACCAGCGGACCACGACGCGATGA